In Mesoplasma florum L1, the DNA window TGTTATGAATATTAATCCTGAAATAATCGCGATTGGTACAACTTCTTTGTTTTTAGCACTCTTTTGAGTGTTAGCTGTAAAAATATAGCCATCAAATGAAAAAAGTATAGCTCCCATTCCCCCTAAAAAGTTCATGAAAAGTAAATCTGTTCCACTATCCATTCCCATTCCATTACCTTTGGGATTTGAACCTAATATTGCAATTAAAAATCCTGCAAAAAAAGCTATTATTAAAGGTATGAATTTAATAAACATTGCAAAAAATTGCATCTTTCTTGAAATATTTGCTGAATACACATTCACAAAAGCAAATAGTACAAATAGTGAAACTCCCACAAGTATGTAAACACTCAATAAAGCTTTCGGATCTGGAGTTATTCCTGTGAAAGCAAAAAAGTAGGCAATAGTTAAGCTTACAAATATTGATTGATAAGCTGGCATATAAATAGTTGTATATAATACAGAAACAAATGACGCAAATTTTCTATTTATGAATAATTTACATCAGTTGCTTACTGTTCCGTTTCCTTCTTTTTCAGTTGATTTTGCTATTTCCATAAAAACTACAATTGAAATAACACATACTAGTCCAATTGTTAGTCATAACACAGTAGCTATTCAAGGACTCTTTGTTTGGCTTATTAGTTCTTGGTTTTTAACATAAATTCCTGAACCAATACAAATTCCTACAATAAGTAAAAATAAGTATCAAAATTCATAAACCTTAGAACTTTTATCTCTTTTTTTAAACATCGATTTTTTCTCTTTCTTTTTTAAGTTAGTTATAAAAAAATATATCAAAAAAATAGAGGCAAAACAAGTCCAAGTAAAAAGACACATATAAATGTGCCTTTAAAAAGTATTATTTTTTAGTTAGATTCAACAGCAGCATCTAAAGCAATTTCAACCATTTGCATAAAATTGTTTTGTCTTTCTTCGGCTGTCGTAACCTCTTTTGTTACCAAGTTATCTGATATTGTTAATAAACATGCAGCTTGTTTTTTAGCTTTTATTGCATTTGCAAATAAAGCAACAGATTCCATTTCAACAACATCTAAATTGTTTTCTTTTACAAATTCAGTAATATCATCATGACGGTAAAATACATCTGCTGAATGTGCTCTTCCAGTTAATGTTTTAATTTTTTTATCTTTAGCAATTTTTTCAATCAATGAATAAAGTTTATCTCCTGCTTTAATAACTTTATCATCAATATTTGCTGCTAATTTAGCATAGTTACTATCTCCATATGCTTCTTTTACATTGTAAACATCATAAACTTTGATTTCTTCTTTGTAACTTCCAGCTGAACCAATTCTAATAATGTTTTCTACATTATAAAAATTGAATAGCTCATATGAATATATTCCAATACTTGGGCAGCCCATTCCGCTTCCTGCTATTGTTACTTGTATACCTTTATATGTTCCTGTGTACATGAACATATTTCTAACTTCGTTAACTAACTTAACATTTTCTAAATATGTTTCAGCAATTTTCTTAGCTCTTAATGGGTCTCCTGGCATTAAAACAGTTTTTGCAATATCTTCTTTTTTTGCACTAATGTGTGGTGTCATAATAATTCCTCTTTTTTCTAATATTATTTTATCTTAAAGTTTTATCAAATGGTACACCACTTGCTTGTGGCGGTGATGATCATTTTGATGCAATAACCATTACAACAATTGACATGATGAATGGAAGTGCTCTTGGCAATGAGTTTCATCCCGTAATTCTTTGACCTATACTAAACATTATTGAAAATATTATACAGAACATAACAATTAGGCTCACTCTTCATTGACCAATTATCATAATAGCTAATGCAATAAACCCTAATCCTTGAACACTTCCATTAAAATTTTGAAGTGATTGGGTAACAACAAACATTGTTCCTGCTAAACCAGCTATAGCACCTGAAATAATTATACAAACAAATCTATATCTATTAACTTTAACACCTGCTGCATCTAAAGCTTGTGGGTTTTCCCCAGCAGCTATATGCCTTGTACCTACTTTTGTAAAAGTAAAATATAAACCTATTGTAACAGTTACTAGCATTGTAAATATGGCATAAGCAATAAAGTAATTTAATGATATTAGCTTAGGGCTTAGCGAACCTAAAATAGTTCCACCAGTTCCGAATCCTTGAATATGAACAATAAATAATGCAATACCTTGAGCTAATAAATTAATTACTGTACCAGAAATAATTTGATCTGTTTTTAATTTTAAAACCATTAATGTTTGTAACAATGAAAATAAACCTGCAACAACCATTGAGAATAGCGCACCAATTAATAAGTATAAGACATGTAAGTCTTCAACGTTATTTGATGTTTTTTTAACCATAAAGCAAAATGACACGTATGCCAAAGCCCCGATTGTCATAAAACCTTCAATCCCAAGGTTTACAACCCCTGATCTTTCAGAAAACATTCCTGATATAGCGGCTAATGTGAAAACAACAAAAAATCCTAACGCTAAACTAAATATTGCTTCCATAAATTTTTACAACCTCCATTTGTTTTTCTAGTAGATCGATTTTTAATTTTCTAATTTTTAATTTTTTAAATGTTCTAGAACCTTTTTTTGCTTCTAACTCTTTTATTTCTTTTTTATAAATTAGTTTTAAATCATTTAAATATGTTTTTGCTTCTTGTTTTGTTGATGCAAAATTATTTTTAAAATATTTTATTTGCGACTCTTGCTTATTAATTAAAGAAGCAGCTTTTAATTCTAACTTATTTTTCTTAGCTATTAATTTTTCTTGTTCTTTAATATTTGAATTTGATAAAGATTCTTTTATATTTTGTATTTCAGATTCTATTGAAACAACCTGATCCAAAATAGGAAATGTTGTAGAATTATATTTACCTTCATAAACTTTTTTCAAACCTTTAATTGAATGTTCATTATATTTATCTAGCTCTTTATTTATAAATAAGTGTTTTTCCAATTTTAAATCTTTTATTTTATTTTTAATTTTTGAAATTTGGAATGCTTTATTTTCTTTATACTCATTTGTTAGACTGTTTAATTCATCTCTTAAAATTTCAAGATTTTCTGACTTATTTTGTATTTGTTTTTTCAACTCTTTTATTTTTAATTTTTCATTTGTTGAATCTAAATTCAAAATAAGGATATTTTTTTCTTTTTTCAATTCTTTAATATCAGAATTTATAATTTCAATTTCAGTTTTAAATTTTGGATCTCTAATTTTATGAATAATAATATTTACATAATTAGAAATATTTATTTTCATTAATAATAGATACATAGTTGAGAACAATATTATTATTCCAAATAATAAATCTGATGTTTCTGAAGGAAGTCCCATATATTGAGGTGAATTCATAGTTAATTGAATTCCATCTTTTAAAACAGCTCACAATATTGCAACTGGTATTATTCCCAAGAAGTTATTAAATGCAACTAATGCAATTGGTATACCATCAAATCCTAATAAAGGCATAATGTCATTTGTTACAGATATATTACTTTTTAAACCAAAGTAATAAAAGAATCCTGCGGCCGATATAAAAACCCCTTGTAAGGCTGTTACACCAATAATAAATGAGTTTGTTTTTATACCTGCATATTTAGCTGCTGTAGATTGAGTTCCAACAACTTTATATTTATAACCAACTGTTGTAGTTTCACAAACAACAAATACCAATACTATTGAAACTAGAGCAAAGATAATTGCAAATACTCACAACTGTGATCCAAATACTTCAGGTAAATTTGGTGAGTTTAATTGAGTATCAAATTTAATAAATAAAACGTATTTAAGTAAATATCACAATATTCAGTTTATAACTATTGAAGTTGCAACTTCATGAATATTGAATAAAACTTTTAATATCCCAGTAAGTGATGAAACTATTGCACCTGATACTATAAAAATTAGAAATAATAAAATTCCATATCCACCAGGTAAATTAGAGAAATCAGAACCACCTGTTACAGCATTCAAGAATAGATATGTTATTAATAAACCACCTATCGCTTGACCACTACCTCCCATATTAAACAGTTTTATTCTAAAACCTAATGCTAATCCAAGACCTAAAAGTATAAATACAGCTAATAATATAACTGTCCCTTCTGGTTCAACTGGTGAAGTAAAAGGTTTAATTAAACTACTAAAAATAAAACCAAACCCATTCATACCAAAGCAATATAAAAATATAATTCCACAAAGCAATCCTAATATAATTGAAATGAATGATACTTTGACATAAGAAGTTTTTGTTTTAAAAGTGGTTGATTTAATATATGCTATTGATTTTGTTTTAAATTTTCATTGATTAATTTTTCTCATAAATTACTCCACCACCGATGAAACCATCATCTCTCCTAATTTTTCCCTTGTCGCATTTTTACCTGAAATTTCTCCAACTATTTGACCTGAATTTAAAACTAAAATGCGATCTGATAGTTGCAATATTTCTGATAACTCATATGAAATTAATAAAATAGCTTTTCCTTCTTCTTTTGCTTTTAATATTTCTGAATGAATAAATTCAATTGAACCCACATCTAAACCTCTTGTTGGCTGAAATATTATTATGAAATTGTTGTCTCTTGAAAGTTCACGGCCAATTATCATTTTTTGTTGGTTACCACCTGATAGTTGTCTAGCTATCGCAAACCCTGCATCAGCATTTCTAACATCAAATTTACTAATTATTTTTTGTGTATGAGTTTGCATTGCAGTTTTGTTTATAAAACCATGCTTACTATATTTCTTAGTTGAAATATCTTGAAGTGCAACATTAGTAATTAAGTTTGCGTCTAAAACTAAACCAAATTTATGTCTATCTTCTGGGATAAACCCCATTTTATGAACATTATATCTTTTGCTTATTGATTCATGAGTAATGTTTTTATCATTGACATATATTTTTCCACTATCAACTTTAGTCATTCCACTTAATGCTTCAGCCAATTCTATTTGTCCATTCCCTTCAACACCAGCTATTCCCAAAATTTCTCCGGCTTTGATTGTCGTTGAAAAATTCTTTAAACCTAAAACTTTGTTATTACTATGTTTTTTTACATTTAAATTCTTAATAACAATTAAGTCTTCATTGTTATTTTGTTTATGAGTGTTTTTTATTTCAATTATTTTTCTTCCAACCATGGCTTCTGCTAATTTGCTTGCAGAAGTTTTCTTAACATCAAAAGTTCCAACATAATGTCCTTTACGGATTATGGTTGCTCTGTCTGCAACTTCTTTAATTTCTGCCATTTTATGTGTTATTAAAATTATTGTTTTTCCCATGCCTTTTAATTCTTTTATCACTTTTAAAAGACCATCTATTTCTGATGGTGTTAGAACAGCTGTTGGTTCATCAAAAACCATTATCTCAGCTTTTCTGTAAAGAATTTTTAATATTTCTACTCTTTGTTTCATTCCTACAGAAATATCTTTAACCTTGGCATTTAAATCAACTTCAAGATTATATTCCTTCATTATTGAAGTTAAATCTTCAATGATTTTTTTCTTATTAATTATTTGTTTATACTGAGTTTCTTCAGAACCTAAAATTATGTTCTTTCAAACAGGAAATATATCGACCAATTTAAAATGTTGGTGAACCATTCCTATTCCTAATTTAGTTGCTTTTACCGGCGAAGATATTATTTCTTCTTTACCGTTTATAAATATATTTCCCTCTGTTGGTTCATAAATCCCAAACAAGATTGACATTAATGTAGATTTACCTGCACCATTCTCGCCCATTAAAGCATGTACTTCACCTTTTTTGACATCTAAATTAATGTTTTTATTGGCAATGATTTTTTTATTGAAAATCATTGAAATATTTTTCATTTCTACAGCATTAATATTTTTCATGATTCTCCTTTACTCATTAATTTTTTTTGTACTTTTGTTAAGTTCGTTTAGTATAGTATCAGCGTAATCTTTAATTGGTTCTTGCGCGATTATAGTTCCTGTTGAAGGTATTGTTCCATTGATATATTTAGAAAATAATGATTTTGAAGCCTCTGTCAGAGCTTCTGCACTAAAGTATTTTTTAATTTTAATAGCTAAATCTTCATCTAAAAGATTTGATCCTCCATAAGACATTGTTCCGTTAACTCAAACATCAGTGCCTGTTCAAAGTTCTTTGTCACCTATGTTTACATCCACAAACTCTGATTTATTATCAGTTATAACTTCTTTTGTTATTTGAATTTTATCTTTATAACCTTCATCCACTTTTTTTAAAATATCTGGGTATTGTTCATTATTCATTCATTCCGGAGTGTGAGCCAAAGAAACTATTGCTGCATTTTTTAAATCTTTCTCTGCTGAAGTAATAAACCTATTTTGAGCATCTTTCCCATATGATTCTGCTTGATTTGTATCCACTCCTATCACTTTTCAAGATGTATCATAACTAAGCGCATCAGAAGTTTGAGGACCCGCAACAGGCATTAAAACATTTGGCTTAATTGATTTTGAGGTGTCTCTTAAATTATCTAATACTAGTTTTGATTGACCTATAAGGAAACTATTTGAAAATCATGTTGTATCATCTTTAGACTTCGGTCAACCTGTTTGAGCTTTTGTAACAGTTACATTTCTAGTTGCTTCAGGGATATCAAAATGATTTAAAAATTCTGTATCTTTTGCTAAATAATTATAAACTTCTATCGAAGCCAAGTATCCAACAATAAAGTTATCAACTGATGCTGGATTAGAAACTCCACCATAAGCACCTAGTGATAGTGTATTATTTGTATAATTTTCGTTTTTTAATGAATATATTATTGATGACATTCCAGCGTAGAATCCAGAAACATCTCCCCTAAACACAACTCCTATTTCATTATTTGCTGCGCTATTTGAATCTAATATTATTGTAGATCCAGAATTTTTCATAACTTCTGCGGCTTGGTGTTCACCTTCACCAGGCATTGCATGGTGAAAACCTGGAAGTAAAAGTGTTTTTGCATTGTTGCTTTCAGCAGTTTTATACGCTCTCTTCATTGTTTTTGGTGCTGTTGACTCAGGTTGTATGTATGCGATTTTTTGGTTTATTCCCAAAATTTCTTGAACAAACTCTGTTCCAGCTTCGTATGTTGATTGATTGAAAGATTTATCATCTACTTTACCTGAATCGGTAATTAAATAGATTTCACCAAAGTGTTTTTCTGTACCGCAAGAAATTACTGTAGTGGCACTAGTGCTTATTATTGTAGTACTCAATAAAGCTAATAATAGTTTTTTCATTAATACTCCTTCTAAAACAAAATAAAAAAGGTTTCTTATTAACTAAAAAACCTCTGCGCTTATAGTCTTTGGATGGGTCCTAAGGCAGGTCGACAACCCGTTATGTTGTCATGTATAAGTTTTTTTTATTCAATTGTTTGAAATATTATATCTTTTTTTATTTATAAATAAAAGCACAAATAAAAAAACACCTGTCGGCGTTTTTATTAATTATTTTTTAATTTCTTTTTTGACTTTTGTTAAACCTGTTCATTTACCTTTTGACATATTTTCTTTTAAATGTTTATTGGCTTTGAATTTAACTGTATTTGACGCAGGAATATCAATTGTTTCACCTGTTGATGGGTTAATACCTTTTTTAGCTTCCTTGTGTATTTTTGTTAGTTTTCCAAAATTTGAAATTAAAACTTCTTCATTATTTATAATTGCATTGCTCATGATTTCAAAAGCACTATCAACTACTTCTTTAACAGATTTTTTGCTAAATTCTGAATGAGTTTCTTCTAACTTAATTAAAAGATCTTTTTTAGAAACTTGATTGTAGTGTTTTTTAATAACATATTTTGATTCAGTTTTAGCTGTTGCTGCTACTTTAGTTTCTTCAACTTTAACTTCTTCAACTTTTTTAGCTACTGGTTTTTTAGCTACTGGTTTTTTAGCAACTACTTTAGCTTCTTCAACTTTTTTAGCCGCTGGTTTTTTAGCCGCTGGTTTTTTAGCAACTACTTTAGCTTCTTCAACTTTAGCTTCTTCAACTTTTTTAGCCGCTGGTTTTTTAGCTACTGGTTTTTTAGCAACTACTTTAGCTTCTTCAACTTTTTTAGCTGCCGGTTTTTTAGCTACTGGTTTTTTAGCAACTACTTTAGCTTCTTCAACTTTTTTAGCTGCCGGTTTTTTAGCTACTGGTTTTTTAGCAACTACTTTAGCTTCTTCAACTTTAACTTCTTCAACTTTAACTTCTTCAACTTTTTTAGCTACTGGTTTTTTTACTTTTTTCTTAACTGGTTGTTTTGCTACAATTTCTTCTTCTAATTTTTCTTCTAATTCAATTGCTTCTTGTTTAATTTCTTCTTTAGTAATTTCTTTAGTTTCTTCAATAGCAGTTGTTGTTCCTTTTTCTGAAAGAATCTTGTTAATTTTATTTTCTTTTACAAAACTCAATACTATTGAAACTACTAAAAAGATGATTCCAACAAGAGCTATTCAGTTAATTAATAAATCTCAAAAAATTGGCAACAAGAATGTACTATATGTTTCTGTTGTTCCAACAGTTGCAACTAATTTGAATTGAGCAAATG includes these proteins:
- the deoD gene encoding purine-nucleoside phosphorylase: MTPHISAKKEDIAKTVLMPGDPLRAKKIAETYLENVKLVNEVRNMFMYTGTYKGIQVTIAGSGMGCPSIGIYSYELFNFYNVENIIRIGSAGSYKEEIKVYDVYNVKEAYGDSNYAKLAANIDDKVIKAGDKLYSLIEKIAKDKKIKTLTGRAHSADVFYRHDDITEFVKENNLDVVEMESVALFANAIKAKKQAACLLTISDNLVTKEVTTAEERQNNFMQMVEIALDAAVESN
- a CDS encoding ABC transporter permease; the protein is MEAIFSLALGFFVVFTLAAISGMFSERSGVVNLGIEGFMTIGALAYVSFCFMVKKTSNNVEDLHVLYLLIGALFSMVVAGLFSLLQTLMVLKLKTDQIISGTVINLLAQGIALFIVHIQGFGTGGTILGSLSPKLISLNYFIAYAIFTMLVTVTIGLYFTFTKVGTRHIAAGENPQALDAAGVKVNRYRFVCIIISGAIAGLAGTMFVVTQSLQNFNGSVQGLGFIALAIMIIGQWRVSLIVMFCIIFSIMFSIGQRITGWNSLPRALPFIMSIVVMVIASKWSSPPQASGVPFDKTLR
- a CDS encoding ABC transporter permease, with amino-acid sequence MRKINQWKFKTKSIAYIKSTTFKTKTSYVKVSFISIILGLLCGIIFLYCFGMNGFGFIFSSLIKPFTSPVEPEGTVILLAVFILLGLGLALGFRIKLFNMGGSGQAIGGLLITYLFLNAVTGGSDFSNLPGGYGILLFLIFIVSGAIVSSLTGILKVLFNIHEVATSIVINWILWYLLKYVLFIKFDTQLNSPNLPEVFGSQLWVFAIIFALVSIVLVFVVCETTTVGYKYKVVGTQSTAAKYAGIKTNSFIIGVTALQGVFISAAGFFYYFGLKSNISVTNDIMPLLGFDGIPIALVAFNNFLGIIPVAILWAVLKDGIQLTMNSPQYMGLPSETSDLLFGIIILFSTMYLLLMKINISNYVNIIIHKIRDPKFKTEIEIINSDIKELKKEKNILILNLDSTNEKLKIKELKKQIQNKSENLEILRDELNSLTNEYKENKAFQISKIKNKIKDLKLEKHLFINKELDKYNEHSIKGLKKVYEGKYNSTTFPILDQVVSIESEIQNIKESLSNSNIKEQEKLIAKKNKLELKAASLINKQESQIKYFKNNFASTKQEAKTYLNDLKLIYKKEIKELEAKKGSRTFKKLKIRKLKIDLLEKQMEVVKIYGSNI
- a CDS encoding ABC transporter ATP-binding protein, whose product is MKNINAVEMKNISMIFNKKIIANKNINLDVKKGEVHALMGENGAGKSTLMSILFGIYEPTEGNIFINGKEEIISSPVKATKLGIGMVHQHFKLVDIFPVWKNIILGSEETQYKQIINKKKIIEDLTSIMKEYNLEVDLNAKVKDISVGMKQRVEILKILYRKAEIMVFDEPTAVLTPSEIDGLLKVIKELKGMGKTIILITHKMAEIKEVADRATIIRKGHYVGTFDVKKTSASKLAEAMVGRKIIEIKNTHKQNNNEDLIVIKNLNVKKHSNNKVLGLKNFSTTIKAGEILGIAGVEGNGQIELAEALSGMTKVDSGKIYVNDKNITHESISKRYNVHKMGFIPEDRHKFGLVLDANLITNVALQDISTKKYSKHGFINKTAMQTHTQKIISKFDVRNADAGFAIARQLSGGNQQKMIIGRELSRDNNFIIIFQPTRGLDVGSIEFIHSEILKAKEEGKAILLISYELSEILQLSDRILVLNSGQIVGEISGKNATREKLGEMMVSSVVE
- a CDS encoding xylose ABC transporter substrate-binding protein, yielding MKKLLLALLSTTIISTSATTVISCGTEKHFGEIYLITDSGKVDDKSFNQSTYEAGTEFVQEILGINQKIAYIQPESTAPKTMKRAYKTAESNNAKTLLLPGFHHAMPGEGEHQAAEVMKNSGSTIILDSNSAANNEIGVVFRGDVSGFYAGMSSIIYSLKNENYTNNTLSLGAYGGVSNPASVDNFIVGYLASIEVYNYLAKDTEFLNHFDIPEATRNVTVTKAQTGWPKSKDDTTWFSNSFLIGQSKLVLDNLRDTSKSIKPNVLMPVAGPQTSDALSYDTSWKVIGVDTNQAESYGKDAQNRFITSAEKDLKNAAIVSLAHTPEWMNNEQYPDILKKVDEGYKDKIQITKEVITDNKSEFVDVNIGDKELWTGTDVWVNGTMSYGGSNLLDEDLAIKIKKYFSAEALTEASKSLFSKYINGTIPSTGTIIAQEPIKDYADTILNELNKSTKKINE
- a CDS encoding HU family DNA-binding protein — protein: MSIEMKNKKHTRTIALIFLLVLFIALIFAFKLINQATNGTSQWAQTIAGSGLIESKHINAVWFTDKGLSHFLAGPMGFKSFAQFKLVATVGTTETYSTFLLPIFWDLLINWIALVGIIFLVVSIVLSFVKENKINKILSEKGTTTAIEETKEITKEEIKQEAIELEEKLEEEIVAKQPVKKKVKKPVAKKVEEVKVEEVKVEEAKVVAKKPVAKKPAAKKVEEAKVVAKKPVAKKPAAKKVEEAKVVAKKPVAKKPAAKKVEEAKVEEAKVVAKKPAAKKPAAKKVEEAKVVAKKPVAKKPVAKKVEEVKVEETKVAATAKTESKYVIKKHYNQVSKKDLLIKLEETHSEFSKKSVKEVVDSAFEIMSNAIINNEEVLISNFGKLTKIHKEAKKGINPSTGETIDIPASNTVKFKANKHLKENMSKGKWTGLTKVKKEIKK